In Pseudomonas oryzihabitans, the DNA window GACAATTGTCTTCAGCGCGAGCGTGACTATTTCAGTCAACCTGCAGGACAGCGTCGCTGCGCTGACCCATTCGTCTTCGTGCGAGCCGCACTTATTTACCGCAAGCGGCAGGACACGGGTGCCGAACGGGCAATCTGTGAGCGATGGGATCTCATCCTTCAAGATTTTGAGCGCCAGGCGCAGGCGGTAGAAATGACCGGACGTGATAACGCCCTGGCTCTGCAGCTGCGTAGCCGCAAGCAGCTGCTAGAACGGCGCGACGCGACGCAGATGCGATTGCTGCCGCGGCAACGGGAGACTGGGTAGACGCCTGGTTCTGATCGATAAATCAGAACGAGTAGATTCGCTATTGAGCTAGGCTAGCTCTTCGCGTAGAGCTTAATTTGTAGTGTTGACCAACTCATACTGCCGGAAGCGGATCACCTCCTCACCCAGCCAGTCGTTGACCTGAGTCAGCCGCGCCTGCAGCGGCTCCAGCTCATTCGCCGCATACACCTCCGCCGCCTCCTTAATCGAGCCGAAGCCGCCGGCATTCTGCGGCACGATCCCCATCAGCTGCGGCGGGATCCGAAGGCCGGCGAGCATGTCGTCGCGGGTGATGCTTTTGATCGAGTTGAATTCGTCCTTAGCCGCCACCTCGCTGACGGGGATCAGCTGGATGCCATCTTTCTTGCCATTGGGCGCGTAGACGAACAGGTTGCGGAAGTTGCCCGGGCCCTTGGCTGAGCGAAGTGCGGTGCGCAGGGAGTTGATGTCTTCCTCCTTCTGCGCGGCGTCGGTCATGTAGAAGATGAAGCCGGCGTGGCTGCCGTTGTTGTAGTACTTGCGCCGGAACAGCGTGGCCGACTCGTTGAGCAGCGCCGACTGCATCGCGGCCAGCCACTCGGGCATGCCGTAGATCTCCTGATTGATATCGGCCTCGCGCAGGTGGCAGATGGTGCCCTGGGCGAACTCATGTTCGTCCTGCCAGCCCCTGACCTGAAAGAAGCGGCCCTCCTCCCCTCGCCGCATGTACTTGGCTAGCGGCGGCTGCAGGCTGATCGGCGTACCCAAGC includes these proteins:
- a CDS encoding phage portal protein; the encoded protein is MSDSTCLTSLAAHAPGVEAFTFGDPAPVLDGREVFDYLECWFNGRYYDPPLSLDGLAKATRASVYLDSGLKFKRNLLARTFIPHPLLSRAAFEQLALDYLWCGNAYLERRQSRLGTPISLQPPLAKYMRRGEEGRFFQVRGWQDEHEFAQGTICHLREADINQEIYGMPEWLAAMQSALLNESATLFRRKYYNNGSHAGFIFYMTDAAQKEEDINSLRTALRSAKGPGNFRNLFVYAPNGKKDGIQLIPVSEVAAKDEFNSIKSITRDDMLAGLRIPPQLMGIVPQNAGGFGSIKEAAEVYAANELEPLQARLTQVNDWLGEEVIRFRQYELVNTTN